TCACCTTGGCTCTTGTTCGGTGGCAGATTCCATCTCGCAGCCGTCGAGATCGTTCAGATGCTCGAAATGGCGCGTTAAGCCTTGCGACTCGAGCGTGCGCGACAAGGTCTCGACACGCTGATCCAGTACATGGATGTGATCGAGCATGCGGTTGATGGCATTGGCAATCGGGTCCGGCACGTCGCGGGTAGCGCCATAGGCGTCGAAGCCAATGCGCTTGGCGGTATCGGCGCGCTGCCGGCTGGCGGCATCGGCTGGTTGCTCAATGACGCGGCCCGGCACGCCGACCACCGTGCTGCCGGATGGCACCGGCTTGACCACCACGGCGTTGGAACCAATCCGCGCGCCATCGCCAATGCCAATCGGCCCCAGAACCTTGGCACCGGCACCGACGACCACATCGCACCCCAGGGTCGGGTGGCGCTTGCCTTTTTGCCAGCTGGTGCCGCCCAGGGTGACCCCATGGTAGAGCGTGCAGTCGTCCCCCACCACGGCGGTTTCACCGATCACCACGCCCATGCCATGGTCGATGAAAAAGCGCCGGCCGATTTCGGCGCCCGGGTGAATTTCGATGCCGGTGAACAGCCGTGCGACATTCGATAGCATTCGCGCGAGCCAGCGCAGACGCGCTTGCCACAGACGATGAGCCAGCCGGTGCATCAGCACGGCGTGCAGACCGGGGTAGGTGGTCAGAACCTCGAAGCTGTTGCGCGCCGCGGGATCGCGGGAGAAGACGCAATGAATGTCTTCGCGGAGTCGCTCAAACATGGATTTTCCTTGAGTGTCGCGGATGCATGTTGCGGCTTGGGTCGCGCCCCGCGGTGAATCCTACCAAGTCAGTTAATTCTATACGGAGAAGATTCATGAGTTGGCGTGGCGGCCGAGCGCCTTGAGCATCCCGCGCAGGATATTGATCTCGGTGCGATCGGGCCGCGCGCGATTGAACAGGCGCCGTAGCCGGCGCAGCAGCTTGTGGGACTGTTCCGGCTTGGCGAAGCCGACCAGTACCAGGGTTTCGCGCAGATGCTCGAAAAATCCCGCCATCTCCTCCGCGCTGGCCGGCTCATGTGGGCCTTCGGCGGCTGGCGGTGCCGCAGGCATATCTGCCACGGTCGGCGCAAGCCACGCCTGGCGAATCTCGTAGGCAAACACCTGGGCCGCGGCGGCCAGGTTGAGCGAGCTGAAGGCCGGGTTGGCGGGGATTTGGGTCAGATAATGGCAGTGGGCCAGCTCCTCGTTGCTCAGCCCAGAGCTCTCCCGACCCAGCACCAGGGCGACCGGGCCTTCCGCTGCCTCGGCGAGCAGTTTGCGTGCTGCGTCCGCCGGGCTCAGCAGGGGCCATTCAATCGCGCGTCGTCGGGCGCTCGCGCCAATTACCAGGCGGCAGTCGCCGAGCGCCTCGGGCAGGCTGGGATGGATGGGCGCTCGCTGCAGCAGGTCATCGGCACCCACCGCGCGAGCGAGGGCCTCGGCATCCGGCGCGCGACGCGGGTTGACCAGGGCCAGCTGATCCAGTCCCATGGTCTTCATTGCGCGTGCCACCGCACCCTGGTTGCCGGTCAGGCTGGTCTCGACAAGGACAAAGCGAATGCGGCCAAGCGCCTCGGAGTCAGCGTGAGCGTCGGCGTTGGTCATCGTGGCTCTGGTGAGGGGGCTAGCGTGAATCGCCAGGGGCAATGTTTGATGGTGCTAGAAAGGCGTGAGAGCTTAGCACCGCGTCATTGAGTGGACAACTTTTGCCGCGGCTGGCGCGGGCTGCCCCTCCCCGGCAAGACAGGGGTGCCGGGCAACGGGTGCCATTTCGGGCGCTCTTGGAGTATTGTTGTCGCATGGACCCCATGCTCAATATCGCCGTGCGTGCCGCTCGCAGCGCCGCGCGCATCATCATGCGCTCGTTCCACCGTCGTGACGAGCTGACAGTGACCACCAAGGAGCCGAATGACTTCGTCAGCGAGGTCGACCGCGCCGCCGAGGCCGCCATCATCCAGGAGATTCACGGCAAATTTCCCCAGCACGCTATCCTGGCCGAGGAAAGTGGCCAGCACTCCGGCAACGAGTACGAGTGGATTATCGATCCCCTCGACGGCACCACCAACTATCTGCACGGCTTTCCGCAGTTCGCGATCTCCATCGGGCTGCGCCACCGTGGCCTGATGCAGCAGGCAGTGGTCTACGATCCGCTGCGCGAGGAGCTGTTCACCGCCAGTCGCGGCCGCGGTGCCTTGCTCAACGACAGGCGCCTGCGGGTCACTTCCCGGCGCGACCTGCGCGGGGCACTGCTGGGTACCGGTGTTCCCTTTCGCGAGGATGGCAAGCTCGAGCTGTTTCTCGACAGCCTGCGGGTGATGGTGCCAGGTACAGCCGGAGTGCGTCGTCCGGGCTCGGCCGCACTGGATTTTGCCTATGTGGCCGCCGGACGCCTTGACGGCTTCTGGGAGTTCGGCCTGTCACCCTGGGATTTCGCCGCTGGCGCGCTGCTGGTGGTCGAGGCCGGTGGCACGGTCACCGACATGGCCGGCGGCGATCGCTTCTTCGACACCGGCAATGCGGTCGCTGGCAATTTGCGCGTGCATCAGGAGATGCTCGAGCGCCTGAAGCCGCTGCTGGGCGAACGGCTCAAGGCCTGACGGGGAATAGAATGAATACAACAACGGCGCGGATGCGCGAACGGATTTTCGAAACGACACAGGCATGACTGACGGATTTCAATCCTGCGCCATCACTGGCTCGGGCGGTAGCGGTGCCGTGACCGCCGGCATGATGGTGCTCGACGCCGCTGCGCGCGCGGGCTGCTATGGACTCATGACACGCTCGGCTGGCCCGCAGATTCGCGGTGGTGAGTCGGCTGCCATGCTGCGTTTCGGAGCCTCTCCGGTGGCCTGTATGGGCGACAGCTTCGGTATTCTCGCTGCCTTGGACTGGGGGAATTTCTTCCGCTTTGCGGGCGAGATTCCGCTGACGGCGCAGACGCTCATCCTGGCCGACCCGGGTGCTGGCAAGGTGCCGCCGCAGCTTGAGGCCTACAGTGAGCAGATACG
Above is a genomic segment from Thiorhodovibrio litoralis containing:
- a CDS encoding inositol monophosphatase family protein — protein: MDPMLNIAVRAARSAARIIMRSFHRRDELTVTTKEPNDFVSEVDRAAEAAIIQEIHGKFPQHAILAEESGQHSGNEYEWIIDPLDGTTNYLHGFPQFAISIGLRHRGLMQQAVVYDPLREELFTASRGRGALLNDRRLRVTSRRDLRGALLGTGVPFREDGKLELFLDSLRVMVPGTAGVRRPGSAALDFAYVAAGRLDGFWEFGLSPWDFAAGALLVVEAGGTVTDMAGGDRFFDTGNAVAGNLRVHQEMLERLKPLLGERLKA
- the cysE gene encoding serine O-acetyltransferase — protein: MFERLREDIHCVFSRDPAARNSFEVLTTYPGLHAVLMHRLAHRLWQARLRWLARMLSNVARLFTGIEIHPGAEIGRRFFIDHGMGVVIGETAVVGDDCTLYHGVTLGGTSWQKGKRHPTLGCDVVVGAGAKVLGPIGIGDGARIGSNAVVVKPVPSGSTVVGVPGRVIEQPADAASRQRADTAKRIGFDAYGATRDVPDPIANAINRMLDHIHVLDQRVETLSRTLESQGLTRHFEHLNDLDGCEMESATEQEPR
- a CDS encoding RNA methyltransferase: MTNADAHADSEALGRIRFVLVETSLTGNQGAVARAMKTMGLDQLALVNPRRAPDAEALARAVGADDLLQRAPIHPSLPEALGDCRLVIGASARRRAIEWPLLSPADAARKLLAEAAEGPVALVLGRESSGLSNEELAHCHYLTQIPANPAFSSLNLAAAAQVFAYEIRQAWLAPTVADMPAAPPAAEGPHEPASAEEMAGFFEHLRETLVLVGFAKPEQSHKLLRRLRRLFNRARPDRTEINILRGMLKALGRHANS